A genome region from Alicyclobacillus acidocaldarius subsp. acidocaldarius DSM 446 includes the following:
- a CDS encoding NifU family protein has protein sequence MMSDVTSTEARIREAIESIREAIQQDGGDVEFVSYDDLSKTVYVSLQGACVGCPASVMTLKMGIERAVKKVAPDVEYVEAV, from the coding sequence ATGATGAGCGACGTGACCTCCACAGAAGCGCGCATTCGCGAAGCGATTGAGTCCATTCGCGAAGCCATCCAGCAGGATGGCGGCGATGTGGAATTTGTGTCGTACGACGACTTGTCGAAGACCGTCTACGTCTCGCTTCAGGGCGCCTGCGTGGGTTGCCCGGCGAGCGTCATGACGTTGAAGATGGGGATTGAGCGCGCGGTCAAGAAGGTAGCACCGGATGTGGAGTACGTCGAAGCCGTCTGA
- a CDS encoding RluA family pseudouridine synthase: MDVRVNPGGIFISLPKPPRPMPCAEWLSQALHVPQAHVRHLLRHGAVRVRGNTPSHLEIWDRPTQVWIDEDLRPVDLASASLPPVRVLYNDPSLLVVDKPENLLVHRDGSDAPTLDACVQRLLNEEGAGRAYHVHRLDRGTTGCVLYAKHGLMLRAMDAELAAGRVRRTYLAIASGTRIRPGVMSAPIGRDRHVSGRYRVSRTGKVARTHVEVLDEADQGGARWTLVRLRLETGRRHQIRVHLSAMGAPVVGDTLYGGTPHPALAPGQIALHAARLQFCHPYAGEDVEVRAPLPRAWEKLAADVGLSLDCLKRE; this comes from the coding sequence ATGGACGTGCGCGTGAACCCGGGGGGGATTTTCATCTCGCTGCCGAAGCCACCTCGGCCGATGCCTTGCGCGGAGTGGCTCTCCCAGGCGCTCCATGTCCCGCAGGCGCACGTCCGGCATCTGCTTCGGCATGGGGCCGTCCGCGTGCGGGGCAACACGCCGAGCCATCTCGAGATCTGGGATCGACCCACCCAGGTGTGGATCGACGAGGATCTGCGGCCCGTCGACCTGGCGTCCGCATCGCTGCCGCCGGTTCGCGTGCTGTACAACGATCCAAGTCTTTTGGTCGTGGACAAGCCCGAGAATCTGTTGGTCCACAGGGACGGGAGCGACGCGCCGACGCTCGACGCGTGCGTGCAGCGCCTCCTGAACGAAGAAGGGGCGGGACGCGCGTATCACGTGCACCGGCTGGACCGCGGCACCACGGGTTGCGTGCTCTACGCCAAGCATGGACTCATGCTTCGCGCGATGGACGCGGAGCTTGCCGCCGGGCGGGTGCGGCGCACGTATCTCGCCATCGCGAGCGGGACTCGCATTCGGCCAGGGGTGATGTCCGCGCCCATTGGGCGAGATCGCCACGTGTCGGGCCGATACCGGGTGTCGCGGACGGGCAAGGTCGCGCGCACCCATGTGGAAGTGTTGGACGAGGCGGACCAAGGCGGGGCGCGGTGGACGCTCGTCCGGCTTCGCCTGGAGACGGGGCGCAGACATCAGATTCGCGTTCACCTGTCGGCGATGGGGGCGCCCGTGGTCGGCGATACACTGTACGGCGGGACGCCGCATCCGGCGCTTGCGCCGGGGCAAATCGCGCTGCACGCCGCGCGGCTCCAGTTTTGCCACCCATACGCGGGCGAGGACGTGGAGGTGCGCGCGCCCCTGCCGCGCGCATGGGAGAAGCTCGCCGCCGACGTGGGCCTATCGCTCGACTGCCTCAAAAGGGAGTGA